One stretch of Nitratiruptor tergarcus DSM 16512 DNA includes these proteins:
- a CDS encoding HdeD family acid-resistance protein, with protein sequence MVGYNNLLQDKELLKKFEKHSKIAGVIFLLLGLVGIFYPVIMSLTAAYFVAFLFIFSGLTFGYHTWQTDKKDWLGWLKAFIYLLTGILVTIFPVPGVAALGIILAIYFFMDGFASFALSSQMKGQKYNWLIILNGILSIILGVIFLVYWPFGSLVLVGLFVGISMFFDGIVLLSMSSVVKKLEDEDSSNDSNA encoded by the coding sequence ATGGTCGGATATAATAATCTACTTCAAGATAAAGAGCTATTAAAAAAGTTTGAGAAACACTCCAAAATTGCTGGAGTGATTTTTCTCCTTTTGGGATTAGTTGGGATCTTTTATCCTGTGATTATGTCACTTACTGCTGCATATTTTGTAGCATTTTTGTTTATTTTTAGTGGTCTTACATTTGGGTATCACACTTGGCAGACTGACAAAAAAGATTGGTTAGGATGGCTAAAAGCCTTCATCTATCTACTCACAGGTATTTTAGTTACCATCTTTCCAGTCCCTGGAGTTGCAGCACTTGGTATTATTTTGGCAATCTACTTTTTTATGGATGGATTTGCATCTTTTGCGCTTAGCTCTCAGATGAAAGGACAAAAGTATAACTGGCTCATTATTCTCAATGGTATTCTCTCCATTATTTTGGGAGTTATTTTTCTTGTTTACTGGCCATTTGGATCTTTAGTTTTAGTAGGGCTATTTGTTGGAATAAGTATGTTTTTTGATGGTATTGTTCTCCTTTCTATG
- a CDS encoding EAL domain-containing protein, with protein sequence MYSLNTERREKFLLSLRTSVPIVLLTALLVYVIFTENRSLAFNLFLGVGALFIAVYYIFLMIFRAKEEKVLDEITDTFDRHYFEKYFSKLAQKKNYLILLSVDNIREINERYGLENGDRVLREFAKIVDGFFSLYFGSVPIARLKAGDFLLLVRSDEAQLQNVLEKFLQIYDNSFINNIEIKLYAAYQPLNHKSLKFLIDRLYEDLYFCKGECKKEANKGALYSKKRENISDFDKLIEEIVKQKHFSLLFQPVYNLKTESFDFAEIIVKLLDDEGKLIHPSQYIPTINRLGLENAFDIALTEALLEIIVSHKLFMDFSYCFNISPYSVRNRRFTQRFFEIFEKYDVPKRLFIIKLYENSIYKDVKYFRSVIQEYQTEGFSIAFDNFGACNASIEYIKSINVDYLFFDKFFTRNIENIRYRTLLQTWIDALHTLGMKSVVKFIDNQEILERVKTLNVDFIEGFAIAKPMESKEFLEWRSKNALW encoded by the coding sequence GTGTACTCTTTAAATACCGAAAGAAGGGAGAAATTTCTCCTTTCCCTTCGCACTTCTGTTCCTATTGTACTTCTTACTGCTCTATTAGTCTATGTGATTTTTACAGAAAATCGCTCCCTTGCTTTTAATCTATTTTTAGGTGTGGGAGCACTCTTTATTGCTGTTTACTATATTTTTCTCATGATATTTCGTGCAAAAGAAGAGAAGGTTCTTGATGAAATCACTGATACTTTTGATAGACACTATTTTGAAAAATATTTTAGCAAGCTTGCACAGAAGAAAAATTATTTGATACTTCTTTCTGTTGATAATATAAGAGAGATAAATGAGCGCTATGGTCTTGAAAATGGAGATAGAGTTTTAAGAGAATTTGCAAAGATCGTGGATGGTTTTTTTAGTCTCTATTTTGGTTCTGTTCCTATTGCTAGGCTCAAAGCAGGAGATTTTCTGCTTCTTGTAAGAAGTGATGAAGCACAGCTTCAAAATGTCTTAGAGAAATTTTTGCAAATATACGATAATAGCTTTATAAACAATATTGAGATTAAGCTCTATGCGGCCTATCAACCTCTCAATCATAAAAGTCTCAAATTTCTTATTGATCGTCTCTATGAAGATCTCTACTTTTGTAAAGGAGAATGTAAAAAAGAGGCAAATAAAGGTGCTTTGTATAGTAAAAAGAGGGAAAATATAAGCGATTTTGATAAACTCATTGAAGAGATAGTCAAACAAAAACATTTCTCTTTGCTTTTTCAGCCTGTATATAATCTTAAAACAGAAAGTTTTGATTTTGCTGAAATTATTGTGAAACTCTTAGATGATGAGGGAAAACTTATTCATCCAAGTCAATACATTCCTACTATTAACCGTTTAGGTCTTGAAAATGCATTTGATATTGCTTTAACAGAAGCTCTTCTTGAAATAATTGTATCTCATAAACTCTTTATGGATTTTTCCTACTGCTTTAATATCTCTCCCTATTCTGTGCGTAATAGGCGCTTTACACAGAGATTTTTTGAAATTTTTGAGAAATATGATGTTCCAAAGAGACTTTTTATCATAAAATTGTATGAAAACAGTATCTATAAAGATGTGAAATATTTTAGGAGTGTGATTCAAGAATATCAAACGGAAGGATTCTCTATCGCTTTTGACAATTTTGGGGCTTGTAATGCATCGATAGAGTATATTAAAAGTATCAATGTAGATTATCTCTTTTTTGATAAGTTTTTTACAAGAAATATTGAAAATATACGCTATCGTACACTTTTGCAAACGTGGATTGATGCATTGCACACATTAGGAATGAAAAGTGTTGTAAAATTTATTGATAATCAAGAGATCCTTGAGAGAGTAAAAACTTTGAATGTAGATTTTATAGAAGGGTTTGCTATTGCAAAGCCAATGGAAAGCAAAGAATTTTTAGAGTGGAGGAGTAAAAATGCGCTATGGTGA
- a CDS encoding glycine zipper 2TM domain-containing protein, with translation MRQIIFSALLLLFFWGCAQRGYTTAQINEVSYPRYGKVIAVRAVKVHDTGEGTILGAIIGAIIGHQFGGGSGNDIATAAGAIAGGVIGSRLNEANAQELIIRLDNGEEIATVVRVDYAKGFWFRKGDRVRIFLKRNRIVKIEPVFGE, from the coding sequence ATGAGACAAATAATATTTTCTGCTTTATTATTACTCTTTTTTTGGGGATGCGCACAAAGAGGCTATACCACAGCGCAGATAAATGAAGTAAGTTATCCTCGCTATGGAAAAGTAATTGCTGTAAGAGCTGTAAAGGTGCACGATACAGGGGAAGGAACTATATTAGGAGCGATTATTGGAGCTATCATTGGCCATCAGTTTGGAGGTGGAAGCGGTAATGATATAGCGACTGCTGCAGGTGCAATTGCGGGAGGAGTAATAGGAAGTAGACTCAATGAAGCAAATGCCCAAGAGCTTATTATTCGCCTCGATAATGGTGAAGAGATTGCAACAGTAGTGCGAGTCGATTATGCAAAAGGTTTTTGGTTTCGCAAAGGAGATAGAGTCAGAATATTTTTGAAGCGAAATCGCATAGTTAAAATTGAGCCAGTTTTTGGGGAGTAG
- a CDS encoding DUF1931 family protein — MAVVGFHHLEELFRRGASLDIKKGHAKEVTDIVEQKLYDLLLMGQKAAKYNGRDVIWKYDLPITKGLEETINEFKKLEQELDLKDILDRLATYPPLLELEAELEKSLPEIVGGLTLVLARIMKKIDEENRAVSHELIEKAKEIMDLTL; from the coding sequence ATGGCAGTAGTTGGATTTCATCATTTAGAAGAACTTTTTAGAAGAGGTGCAAGTCTTGATATCAAAAAAGGACATGCAAAAGAGGTAACTGATATTGTTGAGCAAAAGTTGTATGATTTGCTCCTTATGGGACAAAAAGCTGCAAAATATAATGGGCGAGATGTGATTTGGAAGTATGATCTTCCTATAACAAAAGGCTTAGAAGAGACAATAAATGAGTTTAAAAAACTTGAGCAAGAGTTGGATCTCAAAGATATTTTAGATCGCCTTGCAACATATCCTCCACTCTTAGAGCTTGAAGCTGAACTTGAAAAGAGTCTACCTGAAATTGTGGGTGGTTTGACTCTTGTTTTAGCACGCATTATGAAAAAGATTGATGAAGAAAACAGAGCCGTATCTCATGAGCTTATTGAAAAAGCCAAAGAGATAATGGATCTGACCCTATAG
- a CDS encoding Crp/Fnr family transcriptional regulator, with the protein MEAREYNIELFSAVPKFIIDDINRYGKIVEFYKNMPAMSSDDTMKYFYFIIEGRIKVYQFNFETSKEQTIKILSRGDMFDVIVLLDNKPHDVVTEAYEDSKALRVPLDRVREWIDTNADFRKLFFRYVAGEMRSLEELATDLSLLDTSTRFIKLLLKHFDPQTAKLKLIHDLPHEELASLIGTVRHVVNRHIQELKKEGSLEVERKKIKLTNIANLLDRLQLK; encoded by the coding sequence ATGGAGGCGAGAGAGTATAATATTGAGCTCTTTTCTGCTGTGCCAAAATTCATCATCGATGATATTAATCGCTATGGCAAAATTGTAGAGTTTTATAAAAACATGCCTGCTATGAGCAGTGACGATACGATGAAGTATTTCTATTTCATTATTGAAGGGCGTATTAAAGTCTATCAGTTCAATTTCGAGACATCAAAAGAGCAGACTATTAAGATCCTTTCACGAGGGGATATGTTTGATGTAATTGTTCTTTTAGACAATAAACCCCATGATGTAGTTACTGAAGCCTATGAAGATTCTAAGGCACTGCGTGTTCCATTGGATCGTGTGCGTGAATGGATCGATACCAATGCAGATTTTAGAAAACTTTTTTTTCGCTATGTTGCAGGTGAGATGCGCAGTCTTGAAGAGTTAGCAACAGATCTTAGCCTCCTTGATACCTCTACGCGCTTTATAAAGCTTTTGCTCAAACACTTTGACCCCCAAACTGCAAAACTCAAACTCATTCACGATCTCCCTCATGAAGAGTTGGCCTCTTTAATAGGAACTGTGCGCCATGTGGTAAACCGCCATATTCAAGAACTTAAAAAAGAGGGCTCGCTAGAAGTCGAGAGAAAGAAGATAAAACTCACAAATATTGCGAATCTTTTAGATCGGTTGCAACTAAAGTAG
- the queF gene encoding preQ(1) synthase, translating into MRYGEKEIKEFDPKKDLEIWENKHEKSYKIRITLPEFSCLCPRSGYPDYATIYLDYIPNKYVVELKALKLYINSFRDRYISHEDSANEIFDTLYEKLQPRYMKLVADFNPRGNVHTIIEIDSDQLEKEK; encoded by the coding sequence ATGCGCTATGGTGAAAAAGAGATAAAAGAGTTTGATCCCAAAAAAGATTTAGAAATATGGGAAAACAAGCACGAAAAGAGTTATAAAATTCGTATAACACTCCCAGAGTTTAGCTGTCTTTGTCCCAGAAGCGGATATCCAGACTATGCTACAATCTATCTTGATTATATTCCAAATAAGTATGTTGTAGAGCTTAAAGCACTTAAACTTTATATCAATTCATTTCGTGATCGCTATATCTCACATGAAGATAGTGCTAATGAGATTTTTGATACATTGTATGAAAAATTGCAGCCAAGATATATGAAATTGGTTGCAGATTTTAATCCACGCGGAAATGTCCATACTATAATAGAGATAGATTCAGACCAATTGGAGAAGGAAAAATGA
- a CDS encoding succinate dehydrogenase/fumarate reductase iron-sulfur subunit yields MRREVDMKIKVRRYHPHFEPPSIDMEYEVPKDLTLLESLEFIKKEKDRTLTFSSMCRSGVCGSCAVRVNGKEVLACEYRVQEGDYIEPLNFVDCIRDLVVDLSRPLEKLKSAKTYPLAMHAGMSEEEEKLIERQSDCILCNSCYSSCPVYETNFSFLGPFALSRTYRYVADSREEDKKDHIDAVVTDGIWDCILCGNCTEVCPQGIDPKNDILMLQSWAAKFGHTNPHMANFGSFGLEF; encoded by the coding sequence ATGAGAAGAGAAGTTGATATGAAGATAAAAGTACGAAGATATCATCCACATTTTGAGCCTCCATCAATAGATATGGAGTATGAAGTTCCAAAAGATTTAACGCTTTTAGAGAGTTTGGAATTTATCAAAAAAGAAAAGGATAGAACTCTTACATTTTCTTCTATGTGCCGCAGTGGAGTGTGTGGTAGTTGTGCAGTGCGCGTCAATGGCAAAGAGGTGTTAGCGTGTGAATATCGTGTGCAAGAGGGCGATTATATTGAGCCTTTAAATTTTGTGGATTGTATCCGTGATTTAGTGGTTGATTTATCTCGTCCTTTAGAAAAGCTCAAAAGTGCTAAAACCTATCCTCTAGCTATGCATGCAGGGATGAGTGAAGAGGAAGAGAAACTTATAGAGCGGCAGAGTGATTGTATTTTGTGCAATAGCTGCTATAGCAGTTGTCCTGTGTATGAGACAAACTTCTCTTTTTTAGGGCCATTTGCACTGAGCAGAACATACCGCTATGTTGCTGATAGCAGAGAAGAAGATAAAAAAGATCATATTGATGCAGTAGTAACTGATGGTATTTGGGATTGTATACTCTGCGGTAACTGTACAGAGGTTTGTCCTCAAGGAATTGATCCAAAGAACGATATATTAATGCTGCAAAGCTGGGCTGCTAAATTTGGACATACCAATCCGCATATGGCAAATTTTGGCAGTTTTGGATTGGAGTTTTAA
- a CDS encoding YfdX family protein, with the protein MKKLLLSCVAAGLLVTGAFASTATKAESNKAVSQAKAKIVKEQKEVKIVNEAVEAVALTNKVLVELDKGQKDEAIKDLEKAIGKLEVVLSAPHAPALIPIDSAIEVVDFPGSVQDIKTALISAKALLAENKVQEARAILDTLRSEIVLKVINLPLASYPAALKLAAKFLHENRVDEAKNVLNQALATFVEVDVVTPIPLLQAIHLVEVAKDAAKKDRKKALDMLKSAKNALKKAEALGYTSDSDTTYKMLEEEIEKIEKEVKGKNSAEKLFEDLIAKLKEFKEKAVKTINK; encoded by the coding sequence ATGAAAAAACTGCTACTTTCATGTGTAGCTGCTGGTCTTTTGGTCACTGGTGCATTTGCATCGACTGCAACAAAAGCTGAATCAAACAAAGCTGTAAGCCAAGCAAAGGCGAAAATTGTTAAAGAGCAAAAAGAGGTAAAAATTGTTAATGAGGCTGTTGAAGCTGTTGCGTTGACAAATAAAGTATTAGTGGAGTTAGATAAAGGTCAAAAGGATGAAGCTATTAAAGATCTTGAAAAAGCCATAGGAAAGCTTGAAGTAGTTCTCTCAGCTCCTCATGCACCTGCACTTATTCCAATCGATAGTGCTATTGAGGTAGTCGATTTTCCTGGAAGTGTGCAAGATATTAAAACAGCTCTCATTAGCGCAAAGGCACTGCTTGCAGAGAATAAAGTTCAAGAAGCAAGAGCAATCCTTGATACTTTGCGTAGTGAGATTGTGCTCAAAGTTATCAATTTACCATTGGCATCATACCCAGCTGCTTTGAAACTTGCAGCAAAATTTTTGCATGAAAACCGTGTAGATGAAGCAAAAAATGTTCTCAATCAAGCTTTGGCAACGTTTGTTGAGGTAGATGTAGTGACACCTATTCCTCTTTTGCAAGCGATTCATCTTGTAGAAGTAGCAAAAGATGCTGCAAAAAAAGATCGAAAAAAAGCCCTTGATATGCTCAAAAGTGCTAAAAATGCCCTTAAAAAAGCAGAAGCTTTAGGATATACAAGTGATTCTGATACAACATATAAGATGCTTGAAGAAGAGATAGAAAAAATAGAAAAAGAGGTCAAAGGTAAAAATAGTGCAGAAAAACTCTTTGAAGATCTCATAGCAAAACTCAAAGAGTTCAAAGAAAAAGCGGTCAAAACAATCAATAAATAA
- a CDS encoding APC family permease: MSKTSLKRVVTLPYLVFYGAGNIIGAGIYVLIGKIAQISGYYAPFSFLLACIAVLFTALCYAELAARYPYASAEAYYLERAFSLSNISTLVGLVIIITGILSSSAIISGFYGYLKPLVDIGELATEFLIMLFLTGVAVWGVKESVTLTALFTLIEIFGLLLIIFYGFVSIDVTNISFEHYIPPLKIDVWINIALGSFLAFYAFIGFEDIVKLSEEVVDVQKTMPRAIIITLILVTLLYILVTFVSIITLDPQTLGESDAPLDEVFKKLTGDKHHILGIIALFAIVNGVLVQIIMVSRMLYGLAKQRVFPKFLATIHPATQTPIYATLITGFFILLFAYFIDLVKLAELTSYGIFIVFILINIALIKIKKKEPNFSGFKVPLFIPYIAIFINATLLLLKLFWDLLKIGT; the protein is encoded by the coding sequence ATGAGTAAAACTTCTCTTAAACGCGTTGTCACACTTCCTTATCTCGTTTTTTATGGAGCTGGCAATATAATAGGGGCTGGAATATATGTGCTCATCGGAAAAATTGCACAAATAAGTGGATATTATGCACCTTTTTCCTTTTTACTTGCATGTATTGCAGTTCTTTTTACAGCTCTTTGCTACGCTGAACTTGCAGCGCGCTACCCTTATGCATCAGCAGAAGCCTATTATCTTGAGCGTGCATTCTCTTTATCAAATATTTCTACTCTTGTGGGTTTAGTTATCATTATCACTGGCATTCTCTCATCTTCCGCAATAATTAGTGGATTTTACGGTTATCTCAAGCCCTTAGTCGATATAGGTGAGCTCGCAACAGAGTTTTTGATAATGCTATTTTTAACTGGCGTTGCAGTATGGGGAGTAAAAGAGTCTGTTACATTAACTGCACTCTTTACCCTTATTGAAATTTTTGGTCTCTTGCTCATTATTTTTTACGGTTTTGTATCGATAGATGTAACAAATATCTCATTTGAGCATTATATCCCGCCATTAAAAATCGATGTCTGGATCAATATCGCACTTGGGAGCTTTCTAGCATTTTATGCATTTATCGGTTTTGAAGATATTGTCAAACTCTCTGAAGAGGTAGTAGATGTACAAAAAACAATGCCTAGAGCCATCATTATCACACTCATCCTTGTAACACTCCTCTATATACTTGTCACTTTTGTGAGTATCATTACATTAGATCCCCAAACTTTAGGAGAGAGTGATGCACCTTTGGATGAGGTATTCAAAAAGCTCACCGGGGATAAGCATCACATTTTAGGAATCATAGCACTTTTTGCTATTGTCAATGGAGTACTTGTGCAGATTATTATGGTCTCAAGGATGCTCTATGGTTTAGCAAAACAGAGAGTCTTTCCAAAATTTTTAGCAACTATTCATCCTGCTACCCAAACACCAATCTACGCTACTCTCATTACCGGATTTTTCATCCTCCTATTTGCCTATTTTATCGATCTTGTTAAACTTGCAGAGCTTACAAGTTATGGTATTTTTATCGTTTTTATCCTCATCAACATAGCACTCATAAAAATTAAGAAAAAAGAGCCAAACTTTTCTGGATTCAAAGTTCCTCTATTCATACCCTATATCGCTATTTTTATTAACGCAACACTGCTTTTACTCAAACTCTTCTGGGATCTTTTGAAAATCGGCACATAA
- a CDS encoding FAD-dependent oxidoreductase, whose product MQIVIIGSGGAGLVAALEARSLGAEVVVVTKNYPTQAQTSMAQGGINAAMSENDSIENHIEDTLRSAAGLGERRVIEFVCNEAPKAIKWLDSIGVPFSRKEDKIAQRRLGGASAPRACYAQDYTGLKILHSLYDNCIKAGVKFLHEKFLLNIITEDERACGVTLLDIRTAKVEQLLASSIILATGGYAKIYGEFSTNGNGSFGEGVGAAMRAGAKLSDLEFVQFHPTALAKSSILISEAARGAGGKIINQNGERFVDELTTRDKLSRTIYEQIEKGNQVFLDITHLGEDFIQKELPQERKLSLIYEGIDPAKEPVPIKPAAHYTMGGIDTDINCATNIKGLFAVGECANVKLHGANRLGGNSLLELVVMGRVAARSAVQIKDKPQEKKYERTTIDEQFIKAVFGLPNKIDFIERRDFLHKVLYRNAGVFREELSLKGVLSLVRQHQKELAFMGIKDKSPLYNKELVQFLEYGNMLEITEAVLVGAIQRNESRGAHFRTDYPKQNSAFDAHTLIWKEDGVLCADFQKIPEEFE is encoded by the coding sequence ATGCAAATAGTAATTATTGGAAGTGGTGGAGCGGGTCTTGTAGCAGCACTTGAAGCAAGAAGTCTAGGGGCTGAAGTTGTCGTTGTTACAAAAAATTATCCTACGCAGGCACAAACCTCTATGGCGCAAGGTGGTATCAATGCGGCAATGAGTGAAAATGATTCTATTGAGAATCATATAGAAGATACACTGCGCTCCGCTGCTGGACTTGGTGAGAGGAGAGTTATCGAATTTGTTTGCAATGAAGCTCCAAAAGCTATAAAGTGGCTTGATAGCATTGGTGTTCCCTTTAGTAGAAAAGAGGACAAAATTGCGCAAAGAAGACTAGGTGGTGCCTCAGCGCCGCGCGCATGTTATGCGCAAGACTATACGGGGCTTAAGATTTTACACTCTTTATATGATAACTGTATAAAAGCTGGTGTGAAATTTTTGCATGAAAAGTTTCTTCTCAATATCATTACTGAAGATGAGAGAGCTTGTGGCGTAACGCTCCTTGATATCCGCACAGCAAAAGTGGAGCAGCTCTTAGCTTCGTCAATTATTTTAGCAACTGGCGGATATGCAAAAATCTATGGAGAATTTAGCACTAATGGCAATGGAAGCTTTGGAGAAGGCGTTGGGGCTGCTATGCGAGCTGGAGCGAAGCTGAGCGATCTTGAATTTGTTCAGTTCCATCCTACAGCATTAGCGAAAAGCTCGATTTTGATAAGTGAAGCTGCAAGAGGCGCTGGAGGCAAAATCATCAATCAAAATGGTGAGCGTTTTGTTGATGAGCTCACAACCCGCGATAAACTCTCACGTACAATCTATGAGCAGATAGAAAAAGGAAATCAAGTCTTTTTAGATATTACGCATTTGGGAGAGGATTTTATACAAAAAGAGCTTCCTCAAGAGCGAAAACTCTCACTCATCTATGAAGGGATCGATCCAGCAAAAGAGCCAGTACCTATTAAGCCTGCTGCGCACTACACTATGGGGGGAATTGATACGGATATAAATTGTGCTACCAATATTAAAGGGCTTTTTGCTGTGGGAGAGTGTGCTAATGTAAAACTCCATGGTGCAAACAGGCTTGGAGGTAATTCGCTTTTAGAACTTGTGGTGATGGGGAGAGTTGCAGCAAGAAGTGCTGTGCAGATAAAAGATAAGCCCCAAGAGAAAAAATATGAGAGAACTACTATTGATGAGCAATTTATCAAGGCTGTTTTCGGGCTGCCAAATAAAATAGATTTCATAGAAAGAAGGGATTTTTTGCATAAGGTGCTCTATAGAAATGCTGGAGTTTTTCGTGAAGAGCTCTCGCTCAAAGGGGTACTGAGCCTTGTACGCCAACACCAAAAAGAGCTCGCTTTTATGGGTATCAAAGATAAAAGCCCTCTCTATAACAAAGAATTAGTACAATTTTTAGAGTATGGCAATATGCTCGAAATCACTGAAGCAGTGCTCGTAGGAGCAATCCAAAGAAATGAGAGTAGAGGTGCACACTTTCGCACGGATTATCCAAAACAAAATAGCGCTTTCGATGCGCACACTCTTATATGGAAAGAAGATGGCGTTTTATGTGCCGATTTTCAAAAGATCCCAGAAGAGTTTGAGTAA